ATCGATCCTGAAATACTTGACAACTGTATCAATCAACATATAACTACTCACTCTGAATTTACTTGTAATACGCATCCTCCCACCTATCCTGATGGTATGGACGTTGAGGTTTTTAATAGATCTTTACTCTCAGATGCATATAAAAATGCAGAAGGAAGGCATGAGAGAGAACATGTGACGCCTTGGATGAAAGCCAACGCTAAGATTTTAAATGTTACGCATTCTACTGACCTTAGCGATTTCAGGTTGACTATAGACGAGAAAGAAGATCTTTTACTTATTAATAAGCTTCTTGAGCATCTTCAATATAATATTCATGCAGATTTGATCTCTATTATTGATATTTTTGATAAATATCCCGAATTAAAATCTATTAATAGCATGCATAGTCGTAATGAAGGTAGCATATTGCCTAAGAGTTTGAAATTATGGAGACGCGCATTAAAGGTTATTGGTAAAGGTAACTCATTATTATCTAAAAATCCTGATATGTTTTTGCCGCAAGGATGGCCAACTTATTTTAGCAAGACTGAGGGTAAGTATGTATGGGGTATCGATAATCATAAGTATAAAGACATGGCATTAATGGGTGTTGGCACAAATCTGCTGGGATATTCTGATCCTTACGTTGATGAATCGGTATACGAAATAATTTCAGAGGGTAATATGTCCTCTTTAAATTGCCCCGAAGAGGTTTATTTAGCAGAAAAAATGGTTAATCTACATTCGTGGAGTGATAAAGTAAAATTTGCTCGTTCTGGTGCAGAGGCAAATGCAATAGCTGTTCGATTAGCGAGAGCGTGTACTGGAAAGGAAAAAATACTGTTTTGTGGTTATCATGGATGGCACGATTGGTACCTTGCGACAAATCTTACCTCTACAGATAATCTTGCCGGACATTTATTGCCTGGCCTAAATCCAACTGGCGTTCCTAAATCATTATTAGGATCCATTGATTCATTTCAATATAACGATATCGAAGAATTTAGAAAACTAGTCTCCCTTAATTCATACGCAGCTGTTATAATGGAAGTTGAGCGTAATTTCAAGCCTACTAATAATTTTCTTGAGACTATTGCATTCGAGTGTAAAAAGTTTGGAATAATTCTAATATTTGATGAATGCTCTTCTGGTTTTCGTGAAACATTTGGTGGTCTTCATAAAAAGTATCAAGTAGAGCCAGATATGGCTATGTTTGGCAAAGCATTAGGCAATGGTTATGCGATCACGTGCGTTATTGGAAGAGATTATGTTATGGAGTACTGTCAGGAAAGTTTCATAAGTAGTACCTTTTGGACAGAACGCATAGGTTTTACTGCTGCTTTGGCTTGTCTGGAACGAATGGAAATGCTTCGTAGTTGGGAAGTTGTTACTCAACTTGGTGAATATTTTAGGAGCAGACTTAACGATATTTCTACAAATAGTAATCTTCATATAACTAGTTCAGGGATTTCCGCACTCTCAAGTTATTCAATCATTTCTGATGATTGGTTGAAGTATAAAACATATATTACACAAGAATTTCTAAAGCAAGATATCCTCGCAACAAATTCCATCTATTTTTGTACTAAACATTCTATGTCAGATATTGATCAGTATATCGAAATTCTTGATAATTTATTTTCAGTAATTTCCGAGTGTGAATATGATCAAAGAGATATTTCATGTCTATTGGAGTTCCCTATTTGTTCAGCAGGTTTTCAGCGTACTAATTAAATGAAAATCGGCGCCATTATTGAGGCTAGAATGGCTTCCACAAGATTACCTGGCAAAGTTCTTATTCCAATCGAAAAGAAACTTGTCATTGAGCACCTATTTGATAGATTGCGCCATGTATCTCTTTTGGATGATATTATTGTCGCAACAACTACAAATAAACTTGACGATCAGATTGAAGATGTTTGTAGATGCAATGATGTCAACTTCTATCGCGGCAGTGAAGAAGATGTTATGTCCCGTGTATACGAAGCGTCAAAACATTTTCATGTCGATATAATCGTTTCTATAACTGCTGATTGTCCGTTGCTAGATCCTGAGATTGTATCTCAATGCATAAGCTTATTTGTGAATAATATTTGTGATTATGCAAGTAATACTGATGTTAGGTCTTTTCCTGATGGAATGGATGTGCAAGTATATTATCGTACAACTTTAGAGAACTCCCTTCGTCTTACAGACGATATACTTGATCATGAACATGTAACACTACATATTCGTAAACATCCTGAGTTATTTTCTATAATTCACTTCGTTGCTCCGCCTTCTTTGACATGGCCAGAATTAGCTGTTACTTTAGACGAAATACCCGATTTACAACTTATTGAAATATTGATAAAAAGACTTGGGACTTGTAATTCAATATTTGGATGCAGAGAAATTATTGAGCTGATTAGGAGTGATATGCAGCTCTATGAACTTAATTCAGATGTTAAGAGAAAGGGTGATACATAATGCGGACCGTTGGTATAGTTTGTCACGATGCTGGGGGAGCAAATGTTATTAATTCTTGGCTAATACGTCAATTAAACGCTATTTATCCGGTTTTTTTCCTTAGTGGACCAGCTAAAGATATTTTTTTTACAGATTCTTATCCTTCTGTGGATACAATTGAAGAACTTATTGCATCTACCGACTTTATTTTGACAGGAACCGGTTGGCAAACAAAATTCGAAATCGAGGCAATATCAAGATGTATTCAATGTGATCATTATGTTATATCTTTTTTAGATCATTGGATCGATTATCAATCAAGATTTATGATTAACGGTAGGATGGTTCTTCCTGATGAACTTTGGGTTGTTGATGATTATGCTTTTAAGCTTTGTCAACTCAATTTTAGTCATGATGTAAAGATCAAACAGATCGAGAATTACTATCTTCTTGATTGCACAAAAAATCTAATTATTGTTGATTCTTGTCCTGAACAAAAGAATGATATCGATCTTTTATTTTTACTTGAAAATCTTCAATCATACCTTTCTTCTAGGTCGATTAGTAATTCAATGTCTGAGATCGATGTGCTTCTCTGTTGGATATCACATTTAGAAAGCTCGGGCTATCATATTTCAAATATTCTTGTGCGTCCACACCCTTCTTCTCCATGCTTTTTATTATCTAAACAAGATAGCGATAAACTTGCCAATTATAGTGTTTCTGTCTCAAAAGCAACTTCATTAGTAAATGATATTAATAGCTGTGATTTCATTGGAGGTATAAATACAATCGCCTTGATTATAGCTGCTGAATCAAATAAGCCGGTTTATTCAATATTGCCTTCAGAATTAAATTCATTACTGCCGCGTGATAAGCTAAAAATGCTTTATTTGTAATACATTCAGTGTCCAGAAAAATCGGGATTGTTGTTATTGGATTGGGCTCCATAGGTATGTCTTACGACTACGATAATCATTCTAAACACATCATATTATCTCATTCTAAAGCAATATTCAACAGTTCCTCTTTTGAGCTACTGGGCGGTGTTGATCCATCTGAGCTCCTACGAAATAAATTTGAAGCTGCCTATGGTTCGCGTGCATTTGCTTGCACTGAGGATCTCTTGAATTCTATGCATCCGGATGTGGTGACGATTGCAACTCCATCAAATGTAAGAAGTGAAATTTTTAAAATAATTGTCAATATAAAATCTGTAAAGATAATCTTATGCGAAAAGCCAATATCCTTAAGTCTAGAAGAAGGGCAAGAAATTCTGGATATCTGCCATTCTCATAATATTCTATTGTTCATCAATTATATGAGGAGAGCTGATCCAGCTATATTTTCTATTA
The DNA window shown above is from Synechococcus sp. CC9902 and carries:
- a CDS encoding glycosyltransferase family protein, which encodes MKIGAIIEARMASTRLPGKVLIPIEKKLVIEHLFDRLRHVSLLDDIIVATTTNKLDDQIEDVCRCNDVNFYRGSEEDVMSRVYEASKHFHVDIIVSITADCPLLDPEIVSQCISLFVNNICDYASNTDVRSFPDGMDVQVYYRTTLENSLRLTDDILDHEHVTLHIRKHPELFSIIHFVAPPSLTWPELAVTLDEIPDLQLIEILIKRLGTCNSIFGCREIIELIRSDMQLYELNSDVKRKGDT
- a CDS encoding aminotransferase class III-fold pyridoxal phosphate-dependent enzyme, producing the protein MSSASYKLTVCAIVQARSKSTRFPNKVLKNIGNGNNVIEFLVHRLKLAQLVDEIIIAIPDSEEETFLTQIQSIMGISIVLGSEDDVLERYYQCLDATNADIIVRITADCPLIDPEILDNCINQHITTHSEFTCNTHPPTYPDGMDVEVFNRSLLSDAYKNAEGRHEREHVTPWMKANAKILNVTHSTDLSDFRLTIDEKEDLLLINKLLEHLQYNIHADLISIIDIFDKYPELKSINSMHSRNEGSILPKSLKLWRRALKVIGKGNSLLSKNPDMFLPQGWPTYFSKTEGKYVWGIDNHKYKDMALMGVGTNLLGYSDPYVDESVYEIISEGNMSSLNCPEEVYLAEKMVNLHSWSDKVKFARSGAEANAIAVRLARACTGKEKILFCGYHGWHDWYLATNLTSTDNLAGHLLPGLNPTGVPKSLLGSIDSFQYNDIEEFRKLVSLNSYAAVIMEVERNFKPTNNFLETIAFECKKFGIILIFDECSSGFRETFGGLHKKYQVEPDMAMFGKALGNGYAITCVIGRDYVMEYCQESFISSTFWTERIGFTAALACLERMEMLRSWEVVTQLGEYFRSRLNDISTNSNLHITSSGISALSSYSIISDDWLKYKTYITQEFLKQDILATNSIYFCTKHSMSDIDQYIEILDNLFSVISECEYDQRDISCLLEFPICSAGFQRTN